A window of Mucilaginibacter paludis DSM 18603 contains these coding sequences:
- the hypD gene encoding hydrogenase formation protein HypD, producing MKYVSEFRSPEVVASLLKEIRQTAKGNWNIMEVCGGQTHSLVKNGILNMLPPNIQMLHGPGCPVCVTPVNLIDKAVHLATDHGVILCSFGDMIRVPGSGMSLLEAKSKGADIRILYSPLDAVKIAKENPEREVVFFAVGFETTAPANALSVIHAAREGVKNFSILTSHVLVPPAMEAIMSDAECKVDAFLGAGHVCAIMGMDEYYPIVERYKIPIVVTGFEPVDLLSGILMAVKQLESGQYQLENQYSRVVETQGNKNAMMAINEIFEVTNREWRGIGAIPFSGYGVKDKYSAYDAIKKFRITIPESHEDPSCLSGEVMKGKIKPNQCPNFGTKCIPVKPLGAPMVSSEGACAAYYHFHAAADRIAG from the coding sequence ATGAAATATGTATCAGAGTTCCGTTCACCGGAGGTAGTGGCATCTCTTTTAAAAGAGATCAGGCAAACAGCAAAAGGCAACTGGAACATTATGGAAGTGTGCGGTGGCCAAACCCATTCGCTGGTAAAAAACGGTATCCTGAATATGCTGCCTCCCAACATCCAGATGCTGCACGGCCCTGGCTGCCCGGTTTGCGTTACACCCGTTAACCTGATTGATAAGGCTGTGCACCTGGCTACCGACCACGGAGTGATCCTCTGTTCGTTTGGTGATATGATCCGCGTGCCAGGCAGCGGCATGAGCCTGCTCGAGGCAAAATCAAAGGGCGCAGACATCCGCATTTTATATTCGCCGCTTGATGCCGTTAAAATTGCCAAAGAAAACCCGGAAAGGGAAGTTGTTTTTTTTGCTGTTGGCTTTGAAACTACTGCGCCTGCAAATGCGCTCTCGGTTATCCATGCAGCCCGCGAGGGGGTAAAAAATTTCTCTATCCTCACATCGCATGTTTTGGTGCCGCCAGCTATGGAAGCCATTATGAGCGATGCCGAATGCAAGGTTGACGCTTTTTTAGGAGCCGGCCATGTGTGTGCCATTATGGGGATGGACGAGTATTACCCTATAGTTGAGCGTTATAAAATCCCAATAGTAGTAACGGGGTTTGAACCGGTTGACCTTTTAAGCGGCATACTGATGGCTGTAAAGCAATTGGAAAGCGGCCAATATCAATTAGAAAACCAATATAGCCGGGTAGTTGAAACCCAGGGGAATAAAAATGCCATGATGGCGATAAACGAAATATTTGAAGTAACCAACCGCGAATGGCGCGGCATTGGGGCCATACCCTTTAGTGGTTATGGCGTTAAAGATAAATATAGCGCCTATGATGCCATCAAAAAATTCAGGATAACGATCCCGGAATCGCATGAAGACCCAAGTTGCCTGTCGGGCGAGGTGATGAAAGGAAAGATCAAGCCAAACCAATGTCCCAACTTTGGAACAAAATGTATCCCTGTAAAACCTTTGGGCGCGCCGATGGTGAGCAGCGAGGGTGCCTGCGCGGCTTATTACCACTTCCATGCAGCGGCCGACAGGATAGCAGGCTAA
- the hypF gene encoding carbamoyltransferase HypF, whose protein sequence is MATYHIHLNGIVQGVGFRPAVYHLATEMDLKGYVENGSDGVNVFINATKSEANLFFEKLRLHAPERSKISSASIQKIPHQLFSAFSIALSKDAASEKQVSIPPDLATCANCLADLHDVNNRRHRYPFITCTQCGPRYSIINSLPYERHYTSMSRFEPCKTCGHEYNSLTDRRFFSQSNSCTQCGISLILQKDASSVMLTNVGDILSKVKILLKQGKIIAVKGIGGYILLCDAQQNATIKLLRSRKHRPSKPFAILYPDIKTIQNYFEVSDNEKMFLTSVEAPIVLLHPKRLARRSLAINHIAPGLNRLGVMIPYNPLFDLIARDYGKPLIATSANISGSPIIYRDDDALNYLFDIADYIVSHNRAILVPQDDSVVQVSSLTNLPVILRRSRGYAPSFLQYQARADQSILATGAFIKSSFTLALKGNVFVSQFLGSGESFESQLMYRHTLEHWLNMYTVKPDLIIADKHPDYFSHQYAHDLARKFSVKLKLVQHHEAHFAAILGEHHHLLSTPKRTMGVIWDGTGLGHDGHIWGGEFFTYQNGQMRRCAHFDYFPSIAGDKTALEPRIAALCASHLVCPPSRQLKEKFTVTEWNNYQALINNSKLHTSSVGRLFDAAASLLGICDKQTYEGEAALYLQKLAEDYVAARGYCNCKSYFEGKPEGDGVPTGALIEGMIKDLQGGKDKGYIAARFHYSLVCLVDAMALRFKVTDICFSGGVFQNTLLVDWIRSKYTGKYQLYFHINLCPNDENISFGQMVYAENNITSAEGGIHQPNFNQTDHALCAAEELIN, encoded by the coding sequence ATGGCAACCTATCATATTCATTTAAACGGCATTGTTCAGGGCGTAGGTTTCAGGCCAGCAGTATATCACCTGGCAACAGAGATGGACCTGAAAGGGTACGTAGAAAATGGTAGTGACGGTGTTAATGTATTTATTAACGCCACTAAAAGCGAAGCAAATTTATTTTTTGAAAAACTAAGGCTGCATGCTCCGGAACGATCTAAAATCAGTTCGGCCAGCATTCAAAAAATACCACATCAATTATTCAGCGCATTTTCAATCGCGTTAAGCAAAGATGCAGCAAGCGAAAAGCAAGTATCCATACCGCCGGATCTGGCTACCTGTGCCAATTGCCTTGCCGATTTGCACGATGTAAACAACCGCCGCCACCGGTATCCTTTTATTACTTGTACGCAGTGCGGCCCGCGTTACTCCATTATCAATAGCCTGCCTTACGAAAGGCATTACACATCCATGAGCCGTTTTGAGCCTTGCAAAACCTGCGGCCATGAGTACAACAGTTTAACCGACCGGAGATTTTTTTCGCAAAGTAACTCCTGTACACAATGCGGTATAAGCCTCATACTGCAAAAGGATGCATCATCTGTGATGTTAACTAATGTAGGTGATATTTTGAGCAAGGTTAAAATATTATTGAAACAGGGAAAAATCATAGCTGTAAAAGGTATTGGCGGGTATATTTTGCTGTGTGATGCCCAGCAAAATGCAACAATCAAATTATTACGAAGCCGCAAACACAGGCCGTCAAAACCCTTTGCCATTTTATATCCCGATATAAAAACAATCCAAAATTATTTTGAGGTAAGCGATAACGAGAAGATGTTTCTCACAAGCGTTGAAGCCCCCATCGTATTATTGCATCCTAAACGGTTAGCACGGCGGTCGCTCGCCATCAATCACATTGCTCCGGGCTTGAACAGGTTGGGGGTGATGATTCCTTATAATCCGCTATTTGATTTAATTGCTCGCGATTACGGCAAACCGCTGATCGCGACAAGCGCCAACATTTCGGGTTCGCCAATTATTTACCGTGACGATGATGCCCTGAATTATTTATTTGACATAGCCGACTATATAGTAAGCCACAACCGCGCAATTTTGGTTCCGCAGGACGATAGCGTAGTACAGGTATCAAGCCTTACAAACCTGCCGGTTATTTTAAGGCGATCAAGAGGTTATGCACCCTCGTTTCTGCAATATCAGGCCAGGGCCGATCAATCTATCCTGGCAACAGGGGCATTTATAAAAAGCAGCTTCACGCTTGCTCTTAAAGGGAATGTTTTTGTAAGCCAGTTTTTAGGGAGCGGCGAAAGCTTTGAATCGCAGTTGATGTACCGGCATACTTTGGAGCATTGGCTGAACATGTACACCGTAAAGCCCGATTTAATTATTGCCGATAAACACCCGGACTATTTTTCGCACCAATACGCCCATGATCTGGCGCGGAAATTCAGCGTGAAACTTAAGCTTGTTCAGCACCATGAGGCCCACTTTGCAGCTATCCTTGGTGAGCATCATCATTTATTAAGTACCCCAAAGCGCACTATGGGTGTGATATGGGATGGCACTGGCTTAGGGCACGACGGGCATATCTGGGGAGGAGAGTTTTTCACCTACCAAAACGGACAGATGCGCCGCTGCGCTCACTTTGATTATTTCCCTTCCATCGCCGGTGATAAAACCGCTTTAGAACCCCGCATTGCCGCTTTGTGCGCATCCCACCTGGTTTGCCCCCCATCGCGCCAGCTCAAAGAAAAATTTACCGTAACCGAATGGAATAATTACCAGGCTTTGATTAACAATAGTAAACTGCACACCTCATCGGTAGGTCGCCTATTTGACGCCGCGGCATCTCTGCTGGGCATATGCGACAAGCAAACTTATGAAGGCGAAGCCGCCCTGTATTTACAAAAGCTGGCAGAAGATTACGTTGCCGCTCGCGGTTATTGCAACTGTAAATCCTACTTTGAAGGAAAGCCAGAGGGTGATGGCGTGCCCACAGGTGCTTTAATTGAAGGGATGATCAAAGATCTGCAAGGCGGGAAAGATAAAGGTTATATAGCCGCCCGGTTTCATTACTCGCTGGTTTGCCTGGTTGATGCCATGGCGTTGAGGTTTAAGGTTACCGACATCTGTTTTAGTGGTGGAGTTTTTCAGAACACCTTGCTGGTTGATTGGATCAGGAGTAAATATACGGGTAAATATCAGCTGTACTTCCATATCAACCTCTGCCCTAACGACGAAAACATCTCTTTTGGCCAGATGGTATATGCAGAGAACAACATCACAAGCGCCGAAGGCGGCATACATCAACCCAATTTTAACCAAACAGACCATGCCTTATGCGCGGCAGAAGAATTAATTAACTGA
- a CDS encoding hydrogenase maturation protease produces the protein MKKNKTLILGIGNYLMGDEGVGVHIASRMELEELPATVDILDGGTGGFHLLGFFELYHHVILIDATLDGNPPGTIRLIKPKFAGDFPPAMSTHDIGLKDLVSALHLLDQMPEIDLFVISIASVQQQGIELSPNIERIVPSVIDEIKCLLGKRHRMPGKHQLTCLS, from the coding sequence ATGAAAAAAAATAAAACACTGATACTGGGCATAGGCAATTATTTAATGGGCGACGAAGGTGTAGGCGTGCATATAGCCAGCCGGATGGAGCTTGAAGAGTTACCCGCTACCGTAGACATATTGGATGGCGGTACCGGGGGCTTTCATCTGCTGGGATTTTTTGAGCTTTATCACCATGTTATTTTAATTGATGCCACGCTTGACGGGAATCCCCCAGGTACTATCCGTTTAATAAAACCCAAATTTGCCGGCGATTTTCCGCCAGCCATGAGCACGCACGATATCGGCTTAAAGGATCTGGTAAGCGCATTGCACCTGTTAGACCAAATGCCCGAAATCGATCTTTTTGTAATCAGCATCGCCTCTGTCCAGCAACAGGGTATTGAGCTTAGCCCCAATATTGAGCGGATTGTGCCTTCGGTAATTGACGAGATCAAGTGCTTACTCGGTAAACGGCACCGCATGCCGGGTAAACATCAGTTAACGTGCCTTTCATAA
- the cybH gene encoding Ni/Fe-hydrogenase, b-type cytochrome subunit: MATKYLRIPRLRRVYVWELPVRFYHWLNALAIVALIVTGFFISNPLALLSNKDASHQYTMGWFRFIHFAAAYIFFFNFLFRLYWGFVGNKYANWRQFIPTSKRFFREIWVVFKIDILMLKKNGQQQEHLSIGHNAMAGFIYFLTFIAFLVQCLTGFGLYAGMSTWWLPKLFAWVPALLGGDILTRQIHHWSMWFFILFVVIHVYLVFYHDYVEGRGEMSSMGGGWKFIEEDVFEKNLHQTPNPEKTDEKK; encoded by the coding sequence ATGGCAACTAAATATTTACGTATACCCCGCTTAAGAAGAGTATACGTGTGGGAATTACCGGTAAGGTTTTACCACTGGCTAAATGCCCTGGCTATAGTAGCATTAATTGTTACCGGCTTTTTTATATCCAACCCACTGGCCCTGTTAAGCAATAAGGATGCTTCACACCAATATACCATGGGCTGGTTCAGGTTTATCCATTTCGCGGCGGCTTATATTTTCTTTTTTAATTTTTTATTTCGCCTGTACTGGGGCTTTGTAGGTAATAAGTATGCCAATTGGCGGCAGTTTATACCTACGTCCAAAAGGTTTTTCCGGGAGATATGGGTAGTTTTTAAAATCGATATCCTGATGCTGAAAAAAAACGGACAGCAACAGGAGCATCTCAGTATCGGCCATAATGCCATGGCCGGGTTTATTTACTTTTTAACTTTTATAGCCTTTTTGGTGCAATGCCTTACCGGCTTCGGCCTGTATGCGGGCATGTCAACCTGGTGGCTGCCTAAGCTTTTTGCCTGGGTTCCGGCGCTGCTCGGCGGCGATATACTGACCAGGCAGATCCACCATTGGTCGATGTGGTTTTTTATTTTGTTTGTGGTGATCCATGTGTACCTGGTATTTTACCATGATTATGTAGAAGGCCGCGGCGAGATGAGCAGCATGGGCGGCGGATGGAAATTTATTGAAGAAGACGTATTTGAGAAAAACCTGCACCAAACTCCAAACCCCGAAAAAACAGATGAAAAAAAATAA
- a CDS encoding nickel-dependent hydrogenase large subunit — MSKRIVVDPITRIEGHLRIEADIENGKITDAYSSGTMVRLLEEILRGRDPRDAWAFVGRVCGVCTSIHSLTSVRCVEDALDITIPANAEMVRNIMFCTSYMHDHVVHFYHLHAMDWVDVLNALKADPKKTSELAQSISKWPKSSPGYFSDIQTRIKKFVNSGQLGIFSNGYWGHPAYKLPAEVNLIGLAHYLEALEWQKEIVKVHAIFGGKNPHPNYLVGGMACAINLNDVSGINAERLAYVGQLLKDGKEFIEQVYIPDLMTIASFYKDWSKIGGGLGNFLVYGDLPTNGYRDLSSYKFPGGAILNKDLSKIYEVDLKKDDEVQEFITHSWYEYEEGNDKGLHPWKGESKVKYTGPKPPFSHLNTDEKYSYIKTPRWKGNAMEVGPLARVLVGYARGREDFKEVVDKALKDLDLPITALFSTLGRTAARGLECILTAQWGLDFYDQLIANIKNGDTRMADMSKFDPATWPKSAFGVGHTEAPRGALAHWINIQDQKIANYQLVVPTTWNASPRDNKGQKSAYEAALINTPVADETQPLEILRTLHSFDPCMACSVHLYDEHGNTISRISVLGD, encoded by the coding sequence ATGAGCAAAAGAATTGTTGTTGACCCTATTACGCGTATTGAGGGCCATTTACGTATAGAAGCAGATATTGAGAACGGAAAGATAACCGATGCCTACAGCAGCGGCACCATGGTACGCCTGCTTGAAGAAATTTTGCGCGGCCGCGATCCGCGCGACGCCTGGGCCTTTGTGGGCAGGGTTTGCGGGGTATGCACCTCCATCCACTCTTTAACATCGGTAAGATGTGTTGAGGATGCGCTGGATATTACCATACCCGCAAATGCAGAAATGGTTAGGAATATCATGTTCTGTACCTCGTACATGCACGACCACGTGGTGCATTTTTACCATTTGCATGCGATGGATTGGGTTGACGTTTTGAACGCGCTAAAGGCAGATCCGAAAAAAACTTCGGAGTTGGCGCAAAGCATCTCCAAGTGGCCCAAAAGCTCGCCGGGATATTTTAGTGATATCCAAACCCGCATCAAAAAATTTGTTAACAGCGGGCAGTTAGGTATTTTTTCGAACGGCTACTGGGGGCACCCGGCCTATAAGCTACCTGCCGAAGTAAATTTAATTGGCCTGGCCCATTACCTTGAAGCGCTTGAATGGCAAAAGGAAATTGTAAAAGTGCATGCCATTTTTGGTGGCAAAAATCCGCATCCTAATTATTTGGTTGGCGGCATGGCTTGCGCTATTAATCTGAATGATGTGAGCGGCATTAACGCCGAGCGCCTGGCGTATGTGGGCCAGTTGTTAAAAGATGGCAAAGAATTTATAGAGCAGGTTTATATTCCCGATTTGATGACCATCGCTTCCTTTTACAAGGACTGGAGCAAAATTGGCGGCGGCCTGGGCAATTTCCTGGTTTATGGCGATCTGCCTACCAATGGCTACCGCGACCTATCATCTTATAAGTTTCCGGGAGGTGCTATCCTGAATAAGGACCTGAGTAAAATTTACGAGGTTGACCTGAAAAAAGATGATGAAGTGCAGGAGTTTATTACCCACTCCTGGTACGAATATGAAGAAGGGAACGATAAAGGTCTGCACCCATGGAAAGGCGAGAGCAAGGTAAAATATACCGGCCCTAAACCACCCTTTTCCCATTTAAATACCGACGAAAAATACAGCTATATCAAAACCCCGCGCTGGAAGGGCAACGCCATGGAAGTAGGCCCGCTGGCCCGGGTGTTGGTTGGCTATGCCAGGGGAAGGGAAGATTTTAAAGAAGTTGTGGATAAGGCCTTGAAAGATCTGGACCTGCCGATAACCGCCTTATTCTCAACCCTGGGCAGAACGGCAGCCCGCGGGCTGGAATGTATTTTAACAGCTCAATGGGGACTTGATTTTTATGATCAACTGATAGCCAACATTAAAAACGGCGATACACGGATGGCCGACATGAGCAAATTTGATCCGGCAACGTGGCCCAAATCGGCATTTGGTGTTGGGCACACCGAGGCGCCCCGTGGTGCCCTGGCTCACTGGATCAATATCCAGGATCAAAAAATAGCCAATTATCAGCTGGTGGTTCCCACAACATGGAACGCCTCTCCGCGCGACAACAAGGGGCAAAAATCGGCTTATGAAGCTGCGCTGATCAATACACCCGTTGCCGACGAAACACAACCCCTTGAAATTTTAAGAACCCTGCACAGCTTTGACCCCTGTATGGCTTGCAGTGTGCATTTATACGATGAGCATGGGAACACCATCAGTAGGATCAGTGTACTGGGCGATTAA
- a CDS encoding hydrogenase small subunit, which yields MNNDHILVQQPTYYEEVQRKGYSRRDFIKFVSMMTAFIGLEQSALGSVTRALETKPRMPVIWLHFQECTCCSESFIRSSHPIVADILLDKISLDYSETLMAASGTQAETALKDTMAKYKGQYLLCIEGSVPMGAEGVYCMIGGKTSLQILEEVSEGSAAIIAWGSCASNGCVQAAKPNPTGATPIHKLIKGKPIIKVPGCPPIGEVMAGVIVHYLTFGTIPELDKLGRPKAFYNKRVHDTCYRRPFYDAGLFVETFDDENAKKGYCLYKMGCKGPSTYNACAVTKWNGGTSFPIQSGHPCIGCSEENFWDNGRLYERGSSFSGFGIEANADDIGKVGLGLTVVAVAAHAVATNIGKSKLIHDHEAEGRESEHELDS from the coding sequence ATGAATAATGATCACATTTTGGTGCAACAGCCCACTTATTATGAAGAAGTTCAACGGAAAGGGTATTCCCGGCGCGACTTTATCAAGTTTGTGAGCATGATGACGGCCTTTATCGGCCTGGAACAATCGGCGCTGGGTAGTGTAACCAGAGCTTTAGAAACTAAACCAAGGATGCCTGTAATATGGTTGCACTTTCAGGAGTGTACGTGTTGCAGCGAAAGTTTCATACGCTCCTCCCATCCTATTGTTGCCGACATACTACTCGATAAAATATCATTGGATTATAGCGAAACGCTGATGGCCGCATCAGGCACACAGGCTGAAACTGCTTTAAAAGACACAATGGCCAAATATAAGGGCCAATACCTGCTTTGCATTGAGGGGAGCGTGCCCATGGGTGCCGAAGGGGTTTACTGTATGATAGGTGGCAAAACATCGTTGCAAATATTAGAAGAAGTATCCGAAGGATCTGCCGCTATTATAGCGTGGGGAAGTTGCGCCAGCAATGGCTGCGTTCAAGCAGCTAAACCTAACCCTACTGGTGCCACCCCTATTCACAAACTGATTAAAGGGAAACCTATTATAAAGGTACCCGGCTGCCCGCCCATAGGCGAGGTAATGGCTGGGGTGATTGTTCATTATTTAACTTTCGGTACCATTCCGGAGTTAGACAAACTTGGCAGGCCGAAAGCTTTTTACAACAAAAGGGTTCATGATACCTGCTACCGCCGTCCGTTTTATGATGCCGGCTTGTTTGTGGAAACCTTTGACGATGAAAACGCAAAAAAAGGTTATTGCTTATATAAAATGGGATGTAAGGGCCCATCCACCTATAACGCCTGTGCGGTAACCAAATGGAACGGAGGCACCAGCTTCCCTATCCAATCAGGCCACCCCTGTATTGGCTGTAGCGAAGAGAATTTCTGGGATAACGGACGACTTTACGAACGCGGATCGTCGTTCTCAGGTTTCGGTATTGAAGCCAATGCAGATGATATTGGCAAGGTAGGCCTCGGTTTAACTGTTGTTGCTGTAGCCGCCCATGCGGTAGCTACCAATATCGGCAAATCAAAACTGATACATGACCATGAAGCCGAAGGACGGGAAAGCGAGCATGAACTGGATTCTTAA
- a CDS encoding hydrogenase maturation nickel metallochaperone HypA, whose protein sequence is MHELSIVMSIIQIAEQQAATANAAIIEEIELDIGTLSGIEMNAFEFAWQQAVKYTQLQYAVKNINRITGKAMCLDCDTEFAIERYDDACPFCGAHLLNIIQGKELRVKSLLVS, encoded by the coding sequence ATGCACGAGCTATCAATAGTAATGAGCATCATCCAAATTGCCGAGCAGCAAGCCGCAACCGCTAACGCCGCCATCATAGAAGAAATAGAACTTGATATTGGCACGTTGAGCGGTATTGAGATGAACGCTTTCGAGTTTGCCTGGCAGCAGGCCGTTAAATATACACAGTTGCAATACGCGGTTAAAAATATTAACAGGATAACAGGCAAAGCAATGTGCCTGGATTGTGATACCGAATTTGCTATTGAACGCTATGATGATGCCTGCCCTTTTTGTGGCGCGCATTTATTAAATATTATACAGGGGAAAGAATTGAGGGTAAAATCATTACTGGTTTCGTAA
- the hypB gene encoding hydrogenase nickel incorporation protein HypB, with protein sequence MCATCGCDSGGKTTFYLLDNNHPHTHNHPYVLGYEHTHPHDHPHSHEHPHTHDHPHQKTVIDVEKDILYQNDMLAQRNRGYFDAKNVLAINLVSSPGSGKTSLLERTLTDLKGEMEFAVIEGDQQTTNDADRIHATGTKATQINTGKGCHLDADMVANALKGLKPKENSVLFIENVGNLVCPAMFDLGEKERVVIISVTEGDDKPLKYPDMFHSSTLCIINKTDLLPYVPFDIEKVKLNAKRINHQLEIIELSCTSGEGLPLWYSWLKSKVLAPEPV encoded by the coding sequence ATGTGTGCAACATGTGGCTGCGATTCGGGCGGCAAAACAACTTTTTATCTTTTGGATAATAATCATCCGCATACTCATAACCATCCTTACGTACTGGGCTATGAGCATACTCATCCGCATGATCATCCGCATTCTCACGAGCATCCGCATACCCATGATCACCCGCATCAAAAAACGGTGATTGACGTGGAGAAGGATATATTGTACCAAAATGATATGCTGGCCCAGCGCAACAGGGGATATTTTGATGCAAAAAACGTATTGGCCATCAACCTCGTTAGTTCGCCGGGTTCGGGTAAAACATCTTTACTGGAACGCACGCTGACCGACCTGAAGGGCGAAATGGAATTTGCTGTGATTGAAGGCGATCAGCAAACTACCAACGATGCCGACAGAATACACGCCACGGGCACAAAAGCCACCCAGATTAATACAGGAAAGGGCTGCCATCTGGACGCTGATATGGTTGCTAACGCCCTAAAAGGACTTAAACCCAAAGAAAACTCGGTGTTGTTTATTGAGAACGTGGGCAATTTGGTTTGTCCTGCCATGTTTGATTTGGGCGAGAAGGAGCGCGTTGTGATTATCAGTGTAACAGAGGGCGACGATAAGCCATTGAAGTATCCCGATATGTTTCACTCCTCAACGCTGTGTATAATTAATAAAACTGACCTGCTGCCTTATGTGCCCTTTGATATAGAAAAGGTTAAGCTCAATGCTAAAAGGATCAACCATCAGTTAGAGATCATCGAGTTAAGCTGCACTTCCGGCGAGGGATTGCCTTTGTGGTACAGCTGGCTTAAATCAAAGGTATTGGCACCCGAACCGGTTTAG
- a CDS encoding HypC/HybG/HupF family hydrogenase formation chaperone, whose product MCLAIPGKILAITAQLDDVFRTAKVSFGGIQKEINLCMVPDAKLGDYVLVHVGVAISKVDEEEAARVFSYLKAMGEVDELEI is encoded by the coding sequence ATGTGCTTAGCTATTCCTGGTAAAATATTAGCAATAACCGCCCAGTTGGATGATGTTTTCCGTACAGCTAAGGTATCCTTCGGAGGTATTCAAAAAGAAATAAACCTGTGCATGGTACCCGATGCCAAATTGGGCGACTATGTGCTGGTGCATGTAGGGGTAGCCATTAGCAAGGTTGACGAAGAAGAGGCAGCGAGGGTATTTAGTTACTTGAAGGCGATGGGAGAGGTGGACGAACTGGAAATCTGA
- a CDS encoding right-handed parallel beta-helix repeat-containing protein — translation MKKKFTLKLLAMAMAAGLLSCSKNPVVAPSVVLPDQSATISSSFSVADHVIETGMTLAQINAVIAGASAGQTVSVQAGTYTITGKIVMKAGVKLVKQTSTNPIFDATGLTTQLTLSYGTEVNNCLFSGITFWNIRMVVTSAQSIAIKYCIFDYGKRNVNTNKTNNLKDDYVELVSTDSSLVSNCVFCHRSSDPGRGVWTKSTTNAKILNNTFGNGGTTGYFVCGINDNSQSNSLLDNNVINRNTSLNTIDSLTDHGIYAHSFNGLTISNNTISGWPANGSGGAVKVRNGQNVTISSNTMNNSGVLLYEYSNLPAYPYLKYVIVSGNTINMDSAANDAYHGVGYYRDNTTDTEYSILIQNNLIPNGTIWVNGSNLNVTNFNAAGGGVYNNQTAAGNLYLRSGISNSGNY, via the coding sequence ATGAAGAAAAAATTTACTTTGAAGCTCCTGGCAATGGCTATGGCAGCAGGCCTCCTGTCGTGTTCTAAAAATCCTGTTGTGGCTCCTTCTGTGGTTCTGCCCGATCAATCCGCAACAATAAGCAGCAGTTTTTCGGTTGCCGATCATGTTATCGAAACAGGTATGACATTGGCACAGATCAATGCGGTAATAGCAGGTGCCAGTGCAGGCCAAACAGTATCTGTACAAGCCGGTACCTATACTATAACGGGTAAAATTGTGATGAAGGCAGGGGTTAAACTGGTTAAGCAAACCAGTACCAATCCCATATTCGACGCCACTGGTTTAACTACCCAGCTTACCTTAAGTTACGGCACCGAAGTTAACAACTGTTTATTTTCTGGCATTACGTTCTGGAACATCCGGATGGTGGTTACAAGCGCGCAAAGTATAGCAATTAAGTATTGCATATTTGATTACGGTAAACGGAACGTCAATACCAATAAAACCAATAATCTGAAAGACGATTATGTGGAGCTGGTAAGTACAGATAGCTCGCTTGTAAGCAATTGTGTGTTTTGCCACCGCTCTTCTGACCCCGGGCGCGGCGTGTGGACCAAAAGTACAACCAACGCCAAAATATTAAACAATACCTTTGGCAACGGTGGTACCACCGGCTATTTTGTTTGTGGTATTAATGATAACAGCCAGAGCAACTCGCTATTGGATAATAACGTGATCAACCGGAACACAAGTTTAAACACGATAGATTCGCTTACAGATCATGGTATTTATGCACATAGTTTTAACGGCTTAACTATCTCCAATAACACCATTTCCGGCTGGCCGGCAAACGGGAGTGGTGGTGCAGTAAAAGTGCGCAACGGCCAAAATGTGACCATATCATCCAATACCATGAATAATTCGGGCGTTTTGCTCTATGAGTATTCAAATTTGCCTGCATACCCCTATCTTAAATACGTAATTGTATCAGGCAATACCATCAACATGGATAGTGCCGCAAACGATGCCTATCATGGCGTAGGTTACTATCGCGATAATACAACAGATACCGAATATTCAATCCTCATCCAAAACAACCTGATTCCTAACGGAACTATTTGGGTAAACGGCAGCAACCTTAATGTAACTAATTTTAACGCAGCAGGCGGCGGTGTATATAATAATCAAACCGCTGCGGGTAATTTGTACCTCAGGAGCGGTATCAGCAACTCCGGCAATTATTGA